From the genome of Candidatus Bathyarchaeota archaeon:
AGCTTTGCCAGCTCTTCAAATCCTCGGTTCTCCATTATCAACCTACGAGGCTTATCTGAGCCCACGAGGAGGTCGAAGTAGTACCTGCCGTCGCTCTTCGTAAACCGGAAGCTCTCGGCGAAAAGACGTCTGATAACCCAGATAACCGCCATACCAAACTTAACAGGCTTAAACTCATCTCTGTCGGTGACGTATATCTGAAACCCATGGCAAAGCTCACCTTCATACTTACCAAACCTAGGGGTAAACGCTGAAGGACGTAGCCTGAAGCCTCTAAGGGGGAGGGATTCAAGCTCCTCGATAACCCTATATTCGTCGACCCAGGGTGCGCCTACGACCTCGAAGGGTTTGGCGGTGCCCCTACCCTCAGAGACGTTGGTTCCCTCGAGGAGGCAGGTGCCTGGGTAGACCGTGGCCGTGCTCAGGGATGGCATGTTCGGCGAGGGGGGAACCCAGGGTAGACCCGTCTCGTCGAACCACATTCCACGTCTCCAGCCATTCATCTTCAAGACCTCGACGCAGGCTCTAAGCTCAGCCTCCTCGTTGAACAGGTTCGCAAGCTCTCCAGCGGTTAAGCCGTACCTGACCGGGACCGTCCATATGCCTACGAAAGACCTGAAGCTCGGCTCCAGCATAGGTCCTTCAACGTGAACGCCGGTGACCGGGTTCGGTCTATCCAAGACGAGGACCCTAACACCTACCTTCCCCGCCGATTTCAGGACGTGGAAGAGGGTCGAAATATAGGTGTAGAACCTAACCCCTACGTCCTGTATATCGTAGATGATGAGGTCGAGCTTCTCCAAGACCTTCCTCGGCGGCTCGAGGCGGGGGCCGTAGAGGCTGTAGATGGGAATTCCGGTTTTCACGTCGACGGAGTTCTTCACGGAAGCCCCGTCTGCTACGCTCCCCCTGAACCCATGCTCTGGGCTGAAGATCGCTTTGACGTCTAGTCCGAAGCGCTTGTAGAGGAGGTCGACTACGTGCCTGAAATCCGCCGTGACACCGGTGTGGTTCGTGACGACCCCTATACGCTTACCGGCTACGCGTTGGAACCCCTCTTCTACCAGAAGCTGAAGCCCGGTTTTAACCCTGGGTTTGAAAACCACGAAGAAATATTAGCTGGAACACCCTTTATGATTTTAGTTAATGACCGAGGAGTACTTCTGCGGAGTCGACGGTGGCGGGAGTAAAACCCTATGCGTCTTAGCGGATGGAGATGGACGTGTGCTGGGTTTAGGTAGGTCGGGCTCGTCTAACATATCCGTAGTCGGTGTAGACGCTGCATGTAGAAACATCAAAGAGGCCTTTGAAAAAGCAACGGCAAGCTCCGTCGGGAAAGTCGACTATATGGCTTTGGCCATCGCTGGGATGGGTAGTAGGCTTAGAAGAGACATATTGAAGCGGGAGGTCGAGGCTATGGGTCTATCGAGAGCCGTTTTTATAGAAAGCGACGCAGCCGCCGCCTTGATGGCCACCACCCTAGGTAAACCGGGTGTCGTAGTCGTCTCAGGCACCGGTTCCATAGTTTTGGCGCTGGATTCTGAGGGCCGCTTTCATAGGGCGCTTGGGTGGGGATACCTGCTAGACGACGAGGGAAGCGGCTTCTACATCGGCAGAGAAGCCTTGAGGCGGGCTCTCTCAGCCTATGACGGAAGGGGAACGGCTACCGTTTTAACGGAGCAGATACCTAGGTATTTCGGCGTAGGCTCTCTAGCAGACGTAGTCGACCTCGTCTCGCTTAGGAGGATCGGTGTGAGGGAGATAGCGGATTTAGCGCCCTTGGTCGTTAAACTCGCGAAGGCCGGGGATAGGGTGGCTTGCGACATACTGCGGCAAGCGTGTCTTGAGCTCTTAAACGCCACCTTAGCGGTTATCGATAAGGCTGGTTTAAAAGACGGAGCCTCTATCGGTGTGTGCGGAGGGGTCTTCGAGAACTGCGTCGAGTTCGTCGAAGAATTCTCATCCTTCTTAAGGGAGAAAGCTCCGTCGGCTAGGGTCGTTAGACCCTTGTTTAAACCCGTCGTAGGGGCGCTGCTTATGGCTTATAGATATGCCGGAAAGGAGCTGGATGACGGGTTGATGAGAAACCTCTTGGAGACGTCTTCTAGGTTTGGTTTGAGGTGGCGGTTATGAATAGAATCGAGGACTTGGAGAAGCTCATATCCGAGCAGAGGAACGTGAAAACCGTAGACATAGATAGGCTTAGCATGGAGGAGATACTCAGGGTTATAAACGAGGAGGATAAGAAGGTCGCCTACGCGGTCGAGAGGGAGATACCGAACATAGCTAAGGCCGCTCACGCCTACCTACGCAGTCTTAAAAACGGGGGTAGGGTCTTCTACGTAGGAGCCGGGACGAGCGGCCGGATGGGTGTGATAGATAGGGCCGAGCTCATATCGACGTTCAAGATGGACCCAAAGGCCATTATACCGATACTCGCCGGCGGGGTTAAAGCCATGTATGGCCCCTCTGAGATGGCTGAGGATAAGGAGGAGAACGGTAGGAGAGTTATCTCGAAGTATAGGGTCGATGAGAGGGATTCTGTGATCGGGATATCGGCTAGCGGACGTACACCCTACGTCGTGGGGGCTTTGAAAGAGGCTAAGCGCAGGGGAGCCACTACGATAGCTATCACAGTAAACCCAGACGCCGAGATATCCCGCTACGCGGACATAGTCATCTGCCCGCTCGTAGGTCCTGAGGTCATAGCAGGGTCTACCCGCATGAAGGCGGGTACGGCTCAGAAGATGATACTGACCATGCTCAGCACAGCCGTCATGGTCAAGCTCGGGAGGGTCTACAGCAACCTTATGGTGAGCCTTCTTCCGATAAGCTCGAAGCTACGTGAAAGGGCGAGGCGTATAGTGATGACCGAGGCCGGTGTCGACTACGAAACAGCCGCTAAGACCCTGGAAGAGACGGGATACGATATTAAGGCCGCGATAATCATGCTTAAGGCCAAGGTCGACTACGGGAAAGCCCTAAAGGCCCTTAGAGAGGCGGAGGGAAACCTAGAGAAGGCTTTAAACCTAGCCCTAAACAGCTCCTCGTCCTCTAAGCCTAGGCGGGGCTAGGAAGGCCTTTGTGGAATACGCTCGGCTCTTGGAAAGGGTTTAAACCCTAGCTTAGGTATATTGCCATGGGTCAGGCGTCTATGCGGGTTAAGATGTCTGGGTTCAAGGGGCTTATGAAGGTGGAAGATGCCCTAGCTAGGCTTCTTGAAGCCATCAGGGGTTATAGGCTCGACGTCGAGGAGGTTCCCGTGGAGGAGGAGGCTGTCGGTAGGGTTTGCGCCGAGGATTTGAAGGCGCCGGTGGACGTGCCTCCGTTCGACAGGTCCGCGGTAGACGGGTACGCCGTCAGATACCTCGACGTCTTAAGCGCGTCTGAGAGCAGCCCGGTCGAGCTTAGGATAGTAGGCGTCTCCAAGACCGGGTCGAGACCGGATACGCTACCTGAGGTTAAGCCGGGAGAAGCCGTCGAAATATATACGGGAGCCCCCTTGCCTAGGGGTGCAGACTCGGTCGTGATGGTCGAGTACACGAAGAGGGAGGAGGATAGGCTATGGGTCTACAGGCCCGTGGCCTACATGCAGAACGTCTCCAAGAGAGGTGAAGACTTCTCGGCCGGAGAACCGGTCGTCTCCGTAGGGGTTAAGCTTAAGCCCTGGCACGTCGGGGCTTTGGCGTCCCTAGGTGTAACGTCCGTGAAGGTCTACCGTAGGCCTACCGTCGCCGTAGCCTCGACCGGCTCCGAGCTTAAGCCCCTAGGCTCCAAGATATCCCCAGGTGAGGTCGTAGACTCGACCAGGCCGATGATCAAGGCGTTTTTGAGGAACCTAGGCTGCGACGTGTTGGACCTAGGGATACTCGAGGACGACCCGGCGGTCATCTCGGAAGCCGTTTCGAAGGGCTTGAAAACCTCAGACCTCATGGTTCTCACAGGCGGAACGAGCCTAGGTTTGAAAGACGCTACACCGGATGGCTTAAGCATGGTCGAGGGTTCTAGACTGATCTTCCACGGCGTCCGTATGAGACCTGGGAAGCCCACGGGAGCCTACCTGGTAAACGGTAAACCGGTGTTCATGCTCTCAGGTTTCCCAGTCGCCGCTTTCGTAGGGTTCATGGTCTTCGTGGAGCCGGCTATACGTGGTATGATGAAGTGTAGACCAGACCCGCAGCCCGTAGTGAAGGCTCAGGTCGCGAGGAGAGTGGCTAAGCCTCCCGGCGTCAGAGCCTACGTCAGGGTGAGGGTCTACTCGAGAGACGGTGTTCTATACGCCGAGCCGCTTAGGCTCACGGGTTCGGGGATAATCTCGACCCTGACGAGGGGGAACGGCTTATTGATCCTCAGAGAGGAGGCTGAAGGGGTCGAGGAGGGGGAGGAGGTCGAGGTTCTACTCACCCAGCCGGTGGAGGTGTAGAGGCGGATGGCTAAGGTCTTCCATAGGCTCATGAAGGTCGAGGAGGCGATAGAGCTCGTCAAAAAGCACCTTAAACCCCTAGAGTTAGATGTCGAATACGTGTCTCTCACCGACGCTCTAGGGAGGGTGTTGGCCGAGTCTATAACCGCGCCGATAGACTCTCCGCCTTTCGACAGGTCTAGGGTCGACGGGTACGCCGTCTACAGCGGAAGCCTCGCAGACGTCGATGAGGAGCATCCCGCGAGGCTTAAGCTGGTAGGTGTGGTCGAGACGGGGGAGTTGCCGAGGCTTGAGGTTAAGCCTGGGGAGGCTGCGGAGATACGTACTGGAGCCCCCTTGCCTAGGGGTGCAGACTCGGTCGTGATGGTCGAGTACACGAGAAGCCTTGACGGCGAGGTTCTAGTCTACAGGCCGACCTACCCGGGTGAGAACATATCCCAGGCCGGTACCGACGTAATGGTCGGGGAAGTCGTACTCAGGAGGAACACGGTTCTAACCCCTAGGGAGATAGGTGTGTTAGCGGCTTTAGGCTTGGATAAGGTGCCGGTTTACAGACGACTTAGGGTCGCCGTCGTCTCGACCGGTGTCGAGGTTCAGCCCCCGGGTAAGCCTCTAGAGCCGGGTAAGATATACGACGTCAACAGCTACACGATCTCCTGTATGGCTAGGGAGCTCGGATGCGAGCCCCGTATACTCGGAACATACCCAGACGACTTCGAGCTTCTCAGGAAGGTCATCGGCGAGGCGGTCGAGGAATACGACGTCGTCCTATCCTCCGGAAGCACGTCGGCCGGCTTCGGAGACATAATCTACAGGGTTTTCGACAGCCTAGGCGAGCCGGGGGTGTTGGTTCACGGTCTCCTCATGAGACCTGGAAAACCCACGGTCGCGGCGGTCGTCGGAGGTAAGCTTCTGGTGGGGCTTCCAGGGTTCCCGGTCTCGGCGATGATGGCCTTCCACGTGTTCGTCAAACCCCTCATATCGCATCTTACAGGCGTCCCGGTCGAGGAGGAGGCGAGGGTCTTAGCCGAGCTGCCGCTCAGGGTTCAGGCCGGCGGCGGTAGGAGGGTTCTGATACCGGTGAGCCTCGTATCGAACCCCTCTGGAGGTTTATCGGCCTACCCCATCTCAGGGGATTCAGGCGCCATCTCTAGACTCGCCCTTGCAGACGGGTTTATAGAATGCCCAGAGGACAGGGAGTTTCTGGACGAGGGTGAGAGGGTTTACGTGACGTTGTTCTCCAAGGCCGTTGAACCGGCGGACCTAGCTGTGATCGGAAGCCACTGCCCGGGCTTAGACCTCCTCCTAGAGCTTCTCGGGAGAACTCTGAGGGTTAAGACTGTTAACGTCGGCTCTCTAGGAGGATTTCTAGCCGTCAGGAGGGGGGAGGCCGACGTGGCGGGTACGCACCTGCTAGACCCGGAGACTATGCGGTATAATATTCCTTTTATATCTAAATATGGGC
Proteins encoded in this window:
- a CDS encoding molybdopterin molybdotransferase MoeA, encoding MSGFKGLMKVEDALARLLEAIRGYRLDVEEVPVEEEAVGRVCAEDLKAPVDVPPFDRSAVDGYAVRYLDVLSASESSPVELRIVGVSKTGSRPDTLPEVKPGEAVEIYTGAPLPRGADSVVMVEYTKREEDRLWVYRPVAYMQNVSKRGEDFSAGEPVVSVGVKLKPWHVGALASLGVTSVKVYRRPTVAVASTGSELKPLGSKISPGEVVDSTRPMIKAFLRNLGCDVLDLGILEDDPAVISEAVSKGLKTSDLMVLTGGTSLGLKDATPDGLSMVEGSRLIFHGVRMRPGKPTGAYLVNGKPVFMLSGFPVAAFVGFMVFVEPAIRGMMKCRPDPQPVVKAQVARRVAKPPGVRAYVRVRVYSRDGVLYAEPLRLTGSGIISTLTRGNGLLILREEAEGVEEGEEVEVLLTQPVEV
- a CDS encoding DUF1343 domain-containing protein, with product MVFKPRVKTGLQLLVEEGFQRVAGKRIGVVTNHTGVTADFRHVVDLLYKRFGLDVKAIFSPEHGFRGSVADGASVKNSVDVKTGIPIYSLYGPRLEPPRKVLEKLDLIIYDIQDVGVRFYTYISTLFHVLKSAGKVGVRVLVLDRPNPVTGVHVEGPMLEPSFRSFVGIWTVPVRYGLTAGELANLFNEEAELRACVEVLKMNGWRRGMWFDETGLPWVPPSPNMPSLSTATVYPGTCLLEGTNVSEGRGTAKPFEVVGAPWVDEYRVIEELESLPLRGFRLRPSAFTPRFGKYEGELCHGFQIYVTDRDEFKPVKFGMAVIWVIRRLFAESFRFTKSDGRYYFDLLVGSDKPRRLIMENRGFEELAKLCEDISSFEKLRRKYFLY
- the murQ gene encoding N-acetylmuramic acid 6-phosphate etherase; translated protein: MNRIEDLEKLISEQRNVKTVDIDRLSMEEILRVINEEDKKVAYAVEREIPNIAKAAHAYLRSLKNGGRVFYVGAGTSGRMGVIDRAELISTFKMDPKAIIPILAGGVKAMYGPSEMAEDKEENGRRVISKYRVDERDSVIGISASGRTPYVVGALKEAKRRGATTIAITVNPDAEISRYADIVICPLVGPEVIAGSTRMKAGTAQKMILTMLSTAVMVKLGRVYSNLMVSLLPISSKLRERARRIVMTEAGVDYETAAKTLEETGYDIKAAIIMLKAKVDYGKALKALREAEGNLEKALNLALNSSSSSKPRRG
- a CDS encoding molybdopterin biosynthesis protein → MAKVFHRLMKVEEAIELVKKHLKPLELDVEYVSLTDALGRVLAESITAPIDSPPFDRSRVDGYAVYSGSLADVDEEHPARLKLVGVVETGELPRLEVKPGEAAEIRTGAPLPRGADSVVMVEYTRSLDGEVLVYRPTYPGENISQAGTDVMVGEVVLRRNTVLTPREIGVLAALGLDKVPVYRRLRVAVVSTGVEVQPPGKPLEPGKIYDVNSYTISCMARELGCEPRILGTYPDDFELLRKVIGEAVEEYDVVLSSGSTSAGFGDIIYRVFDSLGEPGVLVHGLLMRPGKPTVAAVVGGKLLVGLPGFPVSAMMAFHVFVKPLISHLTGVPVEEEARVLAELPLRVQAGGGRRVLIPVSLVSNPSGGLSAYPISGDSGAISRLALADGFIECPEDREFLDEGERVYVTLFSKAVEPADLAVIGSHCPGLDLLLELLGRTLRVKTVNVGSLGGFLAVRRGEADVAGTHLLDPETMRYNIPFISKYGLEGRVVLVRGYARMQGFIVRKGNPKRIRGFEDLFREDVIMVNRNRGSGTRVLIDLGLRKAAERIGLDFDDAVKRIRGYGLEARTHSAVAAAVAQGRCDVGVGVEAIAHIYGLDFIPIAEEVYDFLIPRDRLSKPSVKLFIKALRSEGFKQMLRDRLKGYRALEETGAVIYGGSNL